The nucleotide sequence CAGGTGTAAAGTAATTTTGAAATCTCGGGAAACTTGTCAATACAATTTATTGAGTTTGCTGAATCTAACGTAGACCTAGAGCCGGAATTTAGAATTCAGACTAATGTGCAGTCGAAAAAAATTAGAAATTACCATTACTCCTTAAATGCGACTATTCTCATTGGGGAAAAAAAACGATCACTAAGGGGGTATAGGTAGTCTGACACATTGTCGTAAAAGCGAATGGCAACGATATAAAGGGTATTTTTTGAGTGACTGTTTATTGTAAAATTGAAATGTTCGGAGAGTTCGGTGAAAGATTTGGTGAGATAAGTGCTAATTCGGTTGATGCAGGTAAGGTTTTTAAAATCGATTTCCACAGCGTAGCCTATGAATTCGATGGTATTGGCCTGAGTGGGCAATTGGGACAGAAATTGGAAACCCGGAAACTCGTAACTAAGCTCAGTGCCCGTAAACAGGTGTGGGGGCATGATAAGATCGAAAAGTGAAGATTGGGTGTTGAAGGCAAAGCCAGTCAGGTGATGAAAAGCGCCGATTGACGGGCGTTTCTTGCCTTTGGGGTTGGAGCGGTCGAGTATTCGGAATTTTTGAAAATGAGCTACAAGTCTCTTGTAAGCTTTCGGGTCGCGGTGTGAGGTGGACAAATCCAAGTCACAGATGCGATAGACTTCTTTGGCCATAGAAGAGCTGGATGCGAATTCAGATGCTTCTTTTCTTGGGGCATAGTCAGGGTTATTGGCATTATTTTTCCAGGTTTCTTTAGTAAATCCTCCCGGTTTACCTACTACGAGTTGGCCATTGATTTGACGGCCTACCACATCTCCGATTTTACCTCGGAAACCATATGGACCTGTTTGCTTTGCCATTATTATCGTTAGGTTATTTTTAAGCAACCTCAAAATAGAGCATTTATTGCATTAATTCAAGAGTATTCCAGCCCTTTAAAGAAGTAGAGATGGGGTTCTAATTAAGCTACTTAAGAGATCGATAGGGTTTGAGACGAAGCCCTGCTAAAGATGGACAGGGTCTAGAGGCAAGGAGTAACGCTTTATAAACGCTTTAGTAACGCTTGATGGACGCTTTATCGACGCTATATCCTTTTGGGAAATTCGATATTAAATCGTGGGAGTTAGTCTGTCTATTTGATTGAAGGTATAAGATACGGATTTAATCTAATAAGATGGTTCTATTTTTTAAATTTAACTTAGGATAATATTAACTCATGGCAGGCCAGAGGAGGGGCATTGAGAGAGCTGATTATTTCTTGATAGAAGTCATTTAAATGTACTAAACCTAGCTCATACCTCCTAACAGGCCACCGTTGTTCATACAGGCGGACTTTTATTGGTCATGATGTAGACAGATCCGTTTCGATTTGCTTTATCCTAGACCGTAGAATTTTTATGGGGAATGTTTATAAGGCTATCGTTTAGGACGTACTCAACTTATGAGAGCTGTGCATTGAGTTTCGGTTGTAAAGAATTGCGAAGCTCCAATTGATCATCTCCAAGCATTATAAGATCTCATTTATTACAAGTTAGGGTGTTCGGGTTTGGAATTAGCAGGATTCTCCGCATGATTCGGACCGGTGGCGTTTATTAAAAACAATCCCAGACTCCCTTATTTTCATTTCAAGATAAACTCAACATAGCTTGCTTGAAGGTTACGAAAAATGTGAGTAAACTGAAAAAATAAAGTGTGGTTGCTATTTTGCCCTTGTTGCCCAACTCATGAGAAGACCCTATGAAATAGCACTAACAGTGAATTTCTATATTACATTATTCCGACCTCTTTTCCCCATATTTGCATCAACCAATCTCAAGGATGAAAAAGTGGCTTAAAATTCTTCTCTGGGTTCTCGCAGCGCTCGTCGTCATTGTGCTCGTCTTGCTTTCTTATTTACCCACCTTTTTAGAGGATTACATTCAGGAGAATGATCTGGAGCTGATTGGCAGAGAGGTAGAAATTGAGAATATCGACATCAACTATTTTACCGGTAAGGTGAGCATCGAGAATTTTAAGATGTACGAAGAGGATGCTTCGACGGTGTTTACCTCCTTTTTTCACTTGAAGTTTGATTTGGAGATTGGTCACCTTTTTTCAAATGGCATTTATATCCAGGATTTTGTCATCGACGGATTCTTTGCTCGGGTAGAGCAAAACGAAGCCTCTTTCAATTTTGATGACTTGATGGATTCAGAAGAAACAGTCTCCGAATCTGAAGAGGAAGAGTCGGAACCTATGCATTTCACTTTGGCTAATTTCAAGATGAATGGAGCATCATTGGAGTACAGTAGCGAGATTCACCCTGAGGCTGTTTTTGACTCGTTGAATGTTGAATTGCCTCTTTTTAGTGATACGGTCAGTGTATTCGATGTTATGACCTCCTTGCACGTGGGGAGTGGCGGGCATTTGTCCACTACTAATCGAATCGATCTCGAGAACTCCTTTTACGATGTATTACTCGAGATGGAAGATCTGGATATTTCGCTGATCCGTCCCTATTTCGATCCCTACATGGAGTTGAATAGCCTCAACGGACTTTTCAATTCCGATTTGAGAATTCACGGGAGCTGGGAAGATAGCGATGTACTTGATCTCGGAGGAACGTTTGAAATAAATGAATTTGAAATGACTGACAGTCGCGACAAGAGAGTTCTGGCCTTGACGTCAATGGAGATCGGTGTAGATACGGTTCAGATGAAGGACGCGGTTTACACTATCGATCACATTAAGTTGGATGGCTTTTACGGCCTTTACGAAATGTACGACGAGAGCGACAACTGGTCGAATATGTTGGTAGCTTCTGCTGATACAACCGTGGTTGATTCTGTGGGAATGGCAGAAGCGGAAGTGGAGATAGACTACTCGAATCCATTCCAGCTTCTTGGTATTTATATGAAAGATATTGCGAGATCCTACAGCGAGTCGACTTACAAAGTCGAGGAGATTTCTATGATTAATTCTGCTTTCGATTTCAATGATTACATCCCATCTCAGCCGTTTAGGTATTCGCTTACTGATTTGGTGCTTCACGCCGATTCATTGAATTCTGCCAATGAGCAACTCACCTTCAACGCGGAGGCGACGCTGAACGGGACGGGTCGGTTTGAAGGGTATTTGAGAGTCTTTACCGATAATTTGGAAGACATCGACTTGCACTACGACATTCGTGGAACGGAGCTTTCCTTCTTTTCTCCCTACACTGCCGATTATGTGGATTATCCCATTTCTGAAGGTGACCTTTTGTACACCTGCGATACGAAGATTAGAAACGGAATAATTGACAGTCAGAATATTATCAAATTCAATCAATTTAACTTTGGCGGGAAATACGATGGTGAGCCATTTTATAACCTTCCGGTAAAATTGGCGGTGAGTCTGCTCAAAGATTTGGATGGAAACATAGAGATGGACATCCCCATCCAAGGAGATTTAAAAGATCCCGAGTACAAGTTGGGTAAATTCATATGGAACACGGTGAAGAATATTCTCCTCAAAGCGGTTACCGCTCCGTTCCGACTTTTGGCGGGAGTATTTGGAATGAAGGCGGAAGACTTGGAGAAAATCAATTTTGGCCACTTGCAGATGAAGTTGGACAAAGGCAATGAGAAGCAATTGAATGATTTGTACAAAGTCTTGAAAAACAAGGAAGACCTCAATATTGAATTCAAGCGAATTACCAAAAAATACGAGGCCATTGAGAATTATGCCATGGCTGAGGCCAAGTACCGATATCTTTATGATGGTGACGTTCCTGAGATTGACGAAATTTCTGACGAGGTCATGGAGGCCGTCATAACGTTTGACGTGAAAGATTCTCTCTTTATGCGATTTGTGGATGAGCAAATCATGGAGCAAGACCGTGAGCTTCCCATTCAACGAAAGTGCATGTTATTGGTAGGAGAGGAGCGCGCCGAAGAGAAAGTTGATCGAGTAGGTTTTAAACGCTCGTCAGCAATTTCGGATTACCTGATTTTGGAAAAAGGTCTGCCTGAGGAGAGAATCCGCTTTACTGCTTTGCCTGAGGATTCATTGATCACTCACCGCAGTAACTCAGTTTACAATGTGGGCTTTTGGGTAGTAGAGTAGCCGATTCGATTTACTCAGTAATATCAGAGTCGTTAATCGAGAAAGTGCATTTGTGATCGAATTTCTCAGGGATATTTTGAGTTTTGTCCGTTTCTACCTGCCAATTTGCACTTATTGAGATGTCCTTTTCCAAGGTTCCACCACCATCTATCTCAACAAACGCCGAATCTATTCGCTCGGCGCAATCCGGCTCTTCTTCTTCCGCTTGATTGGAGCTTCCGCGTGAAATTGATTTAGTGGAATTTGATGATATTCTCAACGTATCTCCTCTGGGAAATCCATCATTGTACAGCAGTATTATAATGTCGCGATCAGTTCTGTTTTGTATAAAACTCTCATAGTTAGTCTCTCCCGAGCAACTCGCGAGAATGATCAGAGCAGCTACAATGGCAAGTCGATTCATTTGACAAATTTGCACCATAAATCTGAAATTAAATTTCTTGACTTGGGGAAAAAGTTTTCTATATTTGCGCTCCCAAAATGGAACACGAGTTGTTCCGACTCGGGGTGTAGCGTAGCCCGGTATCGCGCCTGCTTTGGGAGCAGGAGGTCGTAGGTTCGAATCCTGCCACCCCGACAAAAGAAAAATGCCAGCGAGAGCTGGCTTTTTTCGTTTAAAGAGGTACAAAAGCTTGCTTTCTAGTACCTTTTTAAACGAAAAAAGCAAGATCGACGGAGGCGATCTGCATTTTTCTTTTGATTCCCTCCCCCAACAGGATCATCCCTCTGAGGCACAAGGAGGGATAACTATTGCGAACATTTTAGAGCGAAAGCTTGCTTTCAAGTACCTTTTTAAACGAAAAAAGCAAGATCGACGAAGGCGATCTGCTTTTTCCTTTGTCTTCCCCCCAATTCAGGATCACTGACCGCCATGGAGGTAGTCCTGCCACCCCGACTGCAAAAGCTCGACAGAAACTGTCGAGCTTTTTTGTTTTCTTGTATAAATGATCGTTTACATAATCTACAGCGATTCGATTGAGCAATATTACGTTGGCATAACGGCAAATCTGGATGATCGTATGCAACGTCATAATGGAGGTCGTTCTAGAACCCCAACTGATTCTGTCAGGCTTTCTTGTGTTTTCAATAATTACTCTTTTTAACTTCTTGGAGCTAACTATAAAACCAGCTCTCCAATGAGAGTGGTTTTTTGTTTTTCATCTCATTCGCTTTGTCCGAGCAGATTGCATATTTTCGCAAAATGAAAATATTTCGTTTTGCTCTTTTCAGTTTGTGCCTCACTTTGATGGCAAAATATACTTCCGCTCAGTGTGAGCCCTTTTTTGGTAAGCTGGTGATCAATGAAGTTTTACCTGGAAATGATAATTCGGGTGCTGATGAATTCGGCGAAAACGACGACTGGGTAGAAATCTACAACGCTTCTGATGAAGCCATTAATCTCGAAGGGTTTTTCCTTTCTGATAATGATGGAAATGAAACCAAATTTGTTTTTCCTGATTTTGAATTAGCTTCGAATGAAGTTGTCACTATCTGGTGTGATGATCAACCCGAACAAGGTCCCTTTCACGCGGCTTTCAGGTTGTCAGGATCAGGTGAAGAAGTAGGGTTGTACGATCCCGATACGCTGACGCTAGACTATGTTCGATTCGGAGCTGTTCCTGATGATATTTCAGTAGGTAGATTTCCAAATGGTGAAGGTCCGTTTAGCATTCTCATCCCGACTTTTGACGGCTTAAATACCAATAGCGTACAGCCGGGACTGGTCATCAACGAATACCAGTCTTCCAATGAATCTACCGCGCAAGACCAATGGGGCGGCTTCGAAGATTGGATCGAGCTTTACAATGCCGGAAACAGTCCCATCAATTTAGAAGGATATTTCCTAAGTGATAAAATCGGAAGTCCTACCGAGTTTGTATTTCCCGATACGACTTTGATGCCGGATGAGTATCTGATCATTTGGTGCGACATGGGATTGATGGAGCCCGGACTGCATACATTCTTTAGGCTTGGCGGCGACGGCGATGATATTTTGCTTTCCAACCCTGACACATTGACAATAGACTATGTAAGTTTCGGAGTGATTACTACTGATGAATCTGAAGGACGTTACGCCAATGGGACGGGGCCAATTTCCTGCTTTATTACCCCTACACATGGAGCCAATAACGGCGACCCCTTGAGCTCTGAAGAAATTATTGGAAATAAGACTTTCAAGGTGTACCCTAATCCTTCTTCGGGTTCTGTTGTAATTGAATCCGAAGAGTTTCAGCGCGGACTATTACAAGTCTTTTCTTCTGTAGGAACGATGGTTTATCAGACTACCTTGAATCAAGATCAGCAACGAATTGATTTGGAAGCTTTACCGCCTGGATTCTACGTGATGAAGTTCAACAATAGGATTGCCAAAATCGTTATTGAATAGTCGTGCAACTTTAAGTCTAAGGAAAGCGTCATGATAGTGCAAGATTTTGAATCCTTATTAAAACCTTTTTGATGAAGTTGAAAGCCGTACTTTTTTTTCTGTTTGTACCGTGTAGTATTTTTCTAAATGCCCAAGTCGTCGTTAATGAATTAAGTGCTGCTAATTTCGGAGGATTTGCTGATAATTACGGCGATTTCGAAGATTGGATTGAGCTTTATAACTCGGGAGGTGCCGATGTAGATCTGTCCGGATATTGGCTCAGTGATGATGAACTCGAACCCATGAAATGGGAGATACCCGCGGGAACGACTATTACTGCAGGTGGCTACCTCTTAATTTATGCTTCTGACAGAGACGAGAGTGTTGGAGGAAATCTCCACACCAGTTTCAAAATTACTCAAGCAAATCAAGAAGGGGCTGTACTATCAGACCCTTCCGGTACCATACTCGATTCTTACTTATTAACCATTGCGAATCAGCAAAATCACTCTAGAGGTAGAATCACTGATGGCTCGAATGACTGGGGTGTATTTACTACACCGTCACCAGGCGCGGCCAATGGAGGAGCCTTGGGAGAATATGTACCGTTGGAGATCGTGACAGCTCCGGGCTATTATTCGGGATCTGTTAGTGTT is from Cryomorphaceae bacterium 1068 and encodes:
- a CDS encoding DUF748 domain-containing protein; translated protein: MKKWLKILLWVLAALVVIVLVLLSYLPTFLEDYIQENDLELIGREVEIENIDINYFTGKVSIENFKMYEEDASTVFTSFFHLKFDLEIGHLFSNGIYIQDFVIDGFFARVEQNEASFNFDDLMDSEETVSESEEEESEPMHFTLANFKMNGASLEYSSEIHPEAVFDSLNVELPLFSDTVSVFDVMTSLHVGSGGHLSTTNRIDLENSFYDVLLEMEDLDISLIRPYFDPYMELNSLNGLFNSDLRIHGSWEDSDVLDLGGTFEINEFEMTDSRDKRVLALTSMEIGVDTVQMKDAVYTIDHIKLDGFYGLYEMYDESDNWSNMLVASADTTVVDSVGMAEAEVEIDYSNPFQLLGIYMKDIARSYSESTYKVEEISMINSAFDFNDYIPSQPFRYSLTDLVLHADSLNSANEQLTFNAEATLNGTGRFEGYLRVFTDNLEDIDLHYDIRGTELSFFSPYTADYVDYPISEGDLLYTCDTKIRNGIIDSQNIIKFNQFNFGGKYDGEPFYNLPVKLAVSLLKDLDGNIEMDIPIQGDLKDPEYKLGKFIWNTVKNILLKAVTAPFRLLAGVFGMKAEDLEKINFGHLQMKLDKGNEKQLNDLYKVLKNKEDLNIEFKRITKKYEAIENYAMAEAKYRYLYDGDVPEIDEISDEVMEAVITFDVKDSLFMRFVDEQIMEQDRELPIQRKCMLLVGEERAEEKVDRVGFKRSSAISDYLILEKGLPEERIRFTALPEDSLITHRSNSVYNVGFWVVE
- a CDS encoding lamin tail domain-containing protein, which translates into the protein MKIFRFALFSLCLTLMAKYTSAQCEPFFGKLVINEVLPGNDNSGADEFGENDDWVEIYNASDEAINLEGFFLSDNDGNETKFVFPDFELASNEVVTIWCDDQPEQGPFHAAFRLSGSGEEVGLYDPDTLTLDYVRFGAVPDDISVGRFPNGEGPFSILIPTFDGLNTNSVQPGLVINEYQSSNESTAQDQWGGFEDWIELYNAGNSPINLEGYFLSDKIGSPTEFVFPDTTLMPDEYLIIWCDMGLMEPGLHTFFRLGGDGDDILLSNPDTLTIDYVSFGVITTDESEGRYANGTGPISCFITPTHGANNGDPLSSEEIIGNKTFKVYPNPSSGSVVIESEEFQRGLLQVFSSVGTMVYQTTLNQDQQRIDLEALPPGFYVMKFNNRIAKIVIE